A region from the Gemmatimonadota bacterium genome encodes:
- a CDS encoding NAD(P)-dependent alcohol dehydrogenase: MGAWIHCEFGGPEVLRRVELERPTPSDSQLLVRVVAASVNPADWHGMRGSPLIARIAMGWRVPTEVRFGTDFAGVVEAAGPAATRFQPGDSVFGARTGALAEYVLVRHDRVARKPATMTLDEAAAIPVAAITALQGVRDQGGVRAGHRVLVNGASGGVGTFAVQIAKSLGATVTGVSSTRNVELVRSIGADRTIDYTATNFTLDSARYDVIVDNVGNHSLGDLARVLAPTGRYVMIGGPSGAVLDPLPRVAATVLRTKFSDRSWQFFIAQVNGPDLDTLAALAAGGKLRSVIDRKFSFLDAPEAVRYVETGRARGKVVVTVP, translated from the coding sequence ATGGGGGCATGGATCCACTGCGAGTTTGGTGGCCCCGAGGTCCTGCGACGGGTGGAGCTCGAGCGACCGACACCATCGGACAGCCAGCTCCTGGTGCGGGTGGTCGCGGCATCGGTCAATCCGGCGGACTGGCATGGGATGCGTGGCTCACCCCTGATCGCACGCATCGCGATGGGTTGGCGCGTGCCGACCGAGGTTCGGTTCGGGACCGACTTCGCCGGCGTGGTGGAGGCGGCGGGCCCGGCGGCCACGAGATTCCAGCCCGGCGACTCGGTGTTCGGTGCGCGGACCGGTGCGCTCGCAGAATACGTGCTGGTCCGTCACGACCGGGTGGCGCGAAAGCCGGCGACCATGACGCTGGACGAAGCCGCGGCCATCCCGGTGGCGGCGATCACTGCCCTGCAGGGGGTTCGCGACCAGGGCGGAGTCCGCGCGGGACACCGGGTGCTGGTCAACGGCGCATCGGGAGGGGTGGGCACGTTCGCCGTCCAGATCGCGAAATCGCTCGGCGCGACGGTGACCGGGGTAAGCAGCACGCGCAATGTCGAGCTGGTACGCTCGATCGGTGCCGACCGCACCATCGACTACACCGCGACCAACTTCACCCTCGATTCGGCGCGTTACGACGTCATTGTCGACAACGTCGGCAACCACTCCCTTGGCGACCTCGCCCGCGTCCTCGCGCCAACAGGGCGGTACGTGATGATTGGTGGTCCGTCGGGTGCCGTGCTCGATCCGTTGCCGCGGGTCGCCGCCACGGTACTGCGGACGAAGTTCTCGGACCGCTCGTGGCAGTTCTTCATTGCCCAAGTGAATGGACCGGACCTCGACACGCTCGCCGCCCTCGCTGCGGGTGGGAAGCTCAGGTCCGTCATCGACCGCAAGTTCTCGTTTCTGGATGCGCCCGAAGCCGTCCGGTACGTCGAGACAGGGCGGGCCCGGGGGAAGGTGGTGGTGACTGTGCCGTAG
- a CDS encoding acetyl-CoA C-acetyltransferase, with product MTDTSRVPVIVAAARTPIGKYLGGLSSLSAPELGAIAIREALRRSGIPGDQVQEVIMGHVLQGGTGQAPARQAMLKAGVPATVSALTVNKVCGSGLKAVMLAAQSIKAGDAQVVIAGGQESMSNAPHYLYGYRNGIKLGDQSIVDGMIRDGLWCATCNVHMGGHAEYTAREGAVTRGRQDEFSVASHQKAVAAQGAGKFATEIVAVEIPGKKGPTVVAADEGPRADTTLDSLGKLRPAFPSKDATDLSVTAGNASTLNDGGAALVVTSLAYAQAHGLAVLGRIDNYATGAGNPQELFFAPVTAVTNLMKKDGTSIGDYGLIEANEAFASQALADGDALGWDWDRVNVNGGAIALGHPIGASGARVLITLLHAMADRGAGRGLATLCLGGGDAVALSVSRVA from the coding sequence ATGACCGACACCTCCCGCGTACCCGTCATCGTTGCCGCAGCCCGTACTCCCATTGGGAAGTACCTCGGCGGCCTTTCGTCCCTTTCGGCGCCCGAGCTTGGGGCCATCGCCATTCGCGAGGCCCTGCGGCGCTCGGGCATCCCCGGTGACCAAGTCCAAGAGGTCATCATGGGTCACGTCCTACAGGGGGGCACCGGCCAGGCGCCTGCCCGGCAAGCGATGCTCAAGGCCGGGGTTCCGGCGACGGTATCGGCGCTGACCGTCAACAAGGTCTGCGGTTCAGGGCTGAAGGCGGTCATGCTGGCCGCCCAGTCGATCAAGGCCGGGGACGCGCAGGTGGTGATTGCCGGTGGCCAGGAGTCGATGTCCAACGCGCCGCATTACCTCTACGGGTACCGCAACGGGATCAAGCTGGGCGACCAGTCGATCGTCGACGGGATGATCCGAGACGGGCTGTGGTGCGCGACCTGCAACGTGCATATGGGTGGGCATGCGGAGTACACGGCGCGCGAGGGTGCCGTCACCCGGGGGCGCCAAGACGAGTTTTCGGTCGCCTCGCACCAGAAGGCGGTTGCCGCCCAGGGGGCGGGGAAGTTCGCCACCGAAATCGTCGCGGTGGAAATCCCCGGCAAGAAGGGGCCGACGGTGGTGGCCGCGGACGAGGGGCCGCGCGCGGATACGACGCTGGACTCGTTAGGTAAGCTGCGACCGGCGTTTCCGTCGAAGGACGCGACCGACCTGTCGGTGACGGCGGGGAACGCGTCCACGCTCAACGATGGTGGTGCGGCACTGGTGGTCACGTCGCTCGCCTACGCGCAGGCCCACGGGCTGGCCGTGCTGGGACGGATCGACAACTACGCGACCGGCGCCGGCAACCCGCAGGAGTTGTTCTTCGCCCCGGTGACCGCGGTGACGAACCTCATGAAGAAGGACGGCACCTCCATTGGCGACTATGGCCTGATTGAGGCGAATGAGGCCTTTGCCTCGCAAGCGCTTGCCGACGGCGACGCCCTCGGGTGGGACTGGGACCGCGTAAACGTCAATGGCGGCGCCATCGCTCTGGGGCATCCCATTGGCGCCAGCGGCGCGCGGGTCCTCATCACCCTCCTGCACGCGATGGCGGACCGGGGGGCTGGACGTGGCCTGGCGACGCTCTGCCTCGGCGGCGGGGATGCGGTCGCCCTCTCCGTGTCGCGCGTCGCGTAG
- a CDS encoding CPBP family intramembrane metalloprotease, which produces MTLPTAPATGPAPTGAGSAPAPVRLGVFLLAGAVALLASRLVQAALPAELNVGGASLPVFFLAMTVTVGIAHVVTLATVDRRGWGVVGLGQVAWQWRRVIMGLGLGAIAVGGPSLLLLAAGWLEVVPAAPGNWAQAAALTLLTLLPAALWEELATRGYLLTVLREWLGARRAIVATSALFGALHLENAGATWQSVALVTLAGIFLGSIRVAFDSLPAAWAAHVAWNFVMAGLLHTAVSGVGLGSPNYRVIDAGPDWATGGSWGPEAGLVTGVGLLVGIYIMLRRGRRGVQGT; this is translated from the coding sequence GTGACCCTTCCCACGGCTCCAGCCACCGGCCCAGCGCCGACTGGTGCCGGTAGCGCTCCGGCGCCAGTTCGCCTCGGCGTCTTTCTGCTCGCCGGTGCCGTGGCGCTTCTCGCGAGCCGTCTGGTGCAAGCCGCGTTGCCCGCCGAGCTGAACGTCGGTGGGGCATCGCTCCCGGTCTTCTTTTTGGCCATGACCGTGACGGTCGGGATCGCGCACGTGGTCACGCTGGCCACTGTCGATCGGCGGGGGTGGGGCGTGGTGGGGCTCGGCCAGGTCGCGTGGCAGTGGCGTCGCGTGATCATGGGGTTGGGTCTTGGTGCGATTGCGGTGGGTGGGCCGTCGTTGCTCCTGCTCGCGGCCGGGTGGCTCGAGGTGGTCCCGGCGGCACCGGGGAACTGGGCCCAGGCGGCGGCGTTGACCCTGTTGACGCTCCTTCCTGCCGCCCTTTGGGAAGAACTCGCGACCCGCGGCTACCTCCTGACGGTCCTGCGCGAGTGGCTGGGGGCGCGTCGCGCCATTGTGGCAACGAGCGCGTTGTTCGGGGCACTGCATCTGGAGAACGCCGGCGCGACGTGGCAGTCGGTCGCCCTGGTCACGCTCGCGGGAATCTTTCTTGGGAGCATCCGGGTGGCGTTTGACAGCCTGCCTGCCGCGTGGGCCGCGCACGTGGCGTGGAACTTCGTCATGGCGGGGTTGCTGCACACCGCGGTGAGCGGCGTTGGGCTGGGGAGCCCAAACTATCGAGTGATTGACGCGGGGCCGGACTGGGCGACGGGTGGCTCGTGGGGCCCCGAGGCCGGCCTGGTCACCGGGGTCGGGCTGTTGGTTGGTATCTACATCATGCTGCGACGGGGACGTCGCGGAGTGCAAGGAACATGA